A window of the Blattabacterium cuenoti genome harbors these coding sequences:
- a CDS encoding polyprenyl synthetase family protein translates to MKIILEKIKTTIKKEIKEFEKQFANIIKSNISLIDKINHYIIHRKGKLIRPIFVFLIAKMLGKIEKKTYHTACLIELIHTATLVHDDVIDNSSLRRGFFSINAIWKNKIAVLIGDYLLSKSLLIATNNNYHDLLKIVCNTIKDMSEGELLQMEKSEKLNITEKIYNQIIYHKTASLIAASCEAGARSVNTNEKTALKMRKFGIFIGIAFQIKDDLFDYEEKNESFTGKPVGIDLREKKITLPLIHAIQNATKKDQKCILDYIKNYDEGKRHKIIDYVKKYGGLEYATQKMIKFRNNALKILELYPEGAIKETLKIMVNFIVERNQ, encoded by the coding sequence ATGAAAATTATTTTAGAAAAAATAAAAACTACAATAAAAAAAGAAATAAAAGAATTTGAAAAACAATTTGCAAATATAATTAAAAGTAATATTTCTCTTATAGACAAAATAAATCATTATATCATTCATCGAAAAGGAAAATTAATTCGTCCTATATTTGTTTTTTTGATAGCTAAAATGTTAGGAAAAATAGAAAAAAAAACATATCATACTGCCTGTTTAATTGAACTTATACATACTGCTACACTTGTACATGATGATGTTATAGATAATAGTTCCCTTCGTCGTGGTTTTTTTTCTATTAACGCTATATGGAAAAATAAAATAGCTGTTTTAATTGGAGATTATTTACTTTCCAAAAGTCTTTTAATTGCAACAAATAATAATTATCATGATTTACTTAAAATTGTATGTAATACTATAAAAGATATGAGCGAAGGAGAATTATTACAAATGGAAAAATCAGAAAAATTAAATATTACTGAAAAAATTTATAATCAAATTATTTATCATAAAACAGCAAGTTTGATTGCTGCTTCTTGTGAAGCAGGAGCTCGTTCTGTGAATACAAATGAAAAAACAGCTTTGAAAATGAGAAAGTTTGGAATTTTTATAGGAATAGCTTTTCAAATTAAAGATGATTTATTTGATTACGAAGAAAAAAACGAAAGTTTTACAGGAAAACCTGTAGGAATCGATTTAAGAGAAAAAAAAATAACACTTCCACTTATTCATGCCATTCAAAATGCCACTAAAAAAGATCAAAAGTGCATATTAGATTATATAAAAAATTATGACGAAGGAAAAAGGCATAAAATAATTGACTATGTTAAAAAATATGGAGGATTAGAATATGCTACTCAAAAAATGATTAAATTTCGTAATAATGCATTAAAAATTTTAGAACTTTATCCAGAAGGGGCCATTAAAGAAACTTTAAAAATAATGGTAAATTTTATTGTGGAAAGAAATCAATAA